GGACCAATCGGGATGTAATGATAGATGTCTTCTAATTTAATGGGACCGGGTGCAATATGTGTACCATACCGAAAACCCCGCATTAATCCTAAATCAGAATCACATGCTGACCTAAAGGCATCCGCAATGAAATCATGCGACGAGCCTTCGATCACCGCATTCATGTTTTTCGACCCTGCAAAATTAGATCGGTGCAATGGAATTTTAGTAAAACCAATCACCGTATCAATCGGAGTACGCAAGATGGCCGCATTAATTGGATTCACATGCGTTACGAAACCAGCCTTTACAAAAGGACGACGAATCTCTTCAATTTTGGCGGCAATCACCGGGTCTGGTTGATTATTTTTAGTGGTAATACGGTGGGATGTCCACTGATGTCCTACCATTTTGCCATTACGGACACGCGCAGTAAGCTCACCAACTATTGTTCCATCCTGACCTTCCTCAACCAATATTGTCCCGCTCTTAGCGATGAGCTCTTTGCGTGATTCTTCATGCATGTCTGAGGACAATATAATATCGATCCCGGGTATTGTTTCGGCAATTTCCAGGTTAGCACCTAATCCACGCTCTGAAATCAATACGATCAAATCTACCTTATGTTTCTGCCGCAATAGCGGAACAGCCGCGGCCACTTCAAACTCCCCTGGCGTCATGGTGAACCCCTCCATGACACGGGTGCTTACTGCTTGTGGTCCGCGGTCAGCCGTCAACCCAATAATACCGACCCTTACTCCATTCACTTCTCGGATCATGTAAGGCTTCAGAACCCGCTGACCAGCTTGTTTGGCGTAGCGCGTTTCAGGAAACTCATACAAGGTTGAGTAATATAAATTGGCTGATAAAGCATTCCAGTTGGCTAACGGTTTAGTGCCAGCAAACAACTCACGAAAACGTTCCGTACCGTAGAGATAGTCCCAGTTACCCGGATTAAACGCATCAATCTTGAATAAATTTAATATATCAACCATTGCCGAGCCTCTGGTAAAGAGCGCCTCGGCAGAGCCTTGGATGGTGTCACCACCGTTAATCAGCAATGCATCAGGATGAACCTTGCGGATTTTCTTGACTTCATCATAGACATAAGCAAGCCCCCCCATCATCTGCCCTTGATCCGGATCCCCTTCGCGCATATTGGGCCGTGGTATCAGATGGCCATGCAGGTCACCCATGTGGATAAACGTCACATCACCACTTCCACCTGCGATGGCAGAAACTGGCTGCCCGATCACAGTGAGCAACATGATTAACGTAATAGCATATATCTTGTTTAACATTGTTTTTTCCTGACACATACCATCCGGCATGGGTGTCCTTAACATCTGAACTATACCTAACCAAGCTGAAAATTAATGATCAAGGTCGAATATAAGACCAGCCCAATTGCTCTTTTTCCATAATTTCCACCACGCCCGATGGTACATAACTAATTTCCCGCAACATATCTGACGGACGCAATTTGGCTGCACGCATGGAATAATCACATGCCACTATCCGGATACCGTTGTATTTTGCTTGTTTAACACGGTCAGGAACCGGTTTAGGGGCATAATATTTAAGTGTTTGCACCCCTGGCCCGAACACAACAATTTCTATCTCGACATTGGGTGCACCATACTGATCTTGTACGAATTTAGCTGCATTTAACGCTGCCATAAGTCGTTCGACACTGTCCTCACTCACTTGTATCAACAAACGATGCTTAACTTGTTCAGCCGCAACGGCACTTAAGCTGGTGAGCGATAAAATCAAAGCAATCAACCAAAATTTAATTTTCACTTTTTTATCCTTACTAGAAATTAATTACACTAATTTATTGCGTGGTATAGGGGCAATAAGACCTGTAACCGCCATACTTTTCTTGGCACGGCCACTGCAAAATATATTGTCATTCCCTATTGCCGCTTCTAATATCTTGGTCACTTGTGGGTCGACTAATGCACTTGGACGTACCCACAATGACAACCGGTAGCCATTGGCCTGACGACGACGCGCTTCCTGACCAATCAATTCCGCCGAAGGGACATCAATACCCGTTGCATATTCCGCGATAACAACCAGGTTAGCTTTGCGGTGATCATCTTTAGCCACATTGATAAATGCTCGCTCAATATTATGCCCGGAGCCAAAAAACAAACTGCCGGATATTGCAATTGCTGTCGTGTTATCCGTGGTCATACCTTCTGACAGGTAATAGGATTTTTCCTGTTCAAACAGTAATTCAAGCGATGGTTTGGATACACTGCGCAGATAACCCGCAATAGATAAAAATATACCCAAATACACACCGTCATCCACACCGCTACCCAGTGTCACAAACAACACCAGTAGAAACACGATACGTCCACCATCCTTAATGGCCAGCAGATGACGAATATCCTTGATTTTCACTAACGCGGCGCCAACCAGGAACAGCACACCGGCCATTACTGGCACAGGTAGATATGCAATTACTGGCGCAGCCACAAACACCAGTAGCGCTAACGCAAAGGCGGATATCAAACCCGCTAATGGCGTACGAGCACCGGCTTCCAGGTTGGCAGCACTCCGATTAAATGAACCGCAACTGGTAAAACATGACAAAAAGCTGCCAATGACATTAGAGAGACCCTGACCTACTACCTCCTGATTCATGTCCAAACCTTGCTGACCTGATTTCGCAGCCATGGATCGTGCAATCACGGATGACTGCATTAAACCCAATACGGCCATACCGATTGCTGCCGGAAAGGCGAAATTGGAGAATGGACCAAAATCCTCGGGTGAAAAATCAGGATGCGAAAATGGTATAGCTGAGAAGCTCATATATCCCAGCATATCTATATGTGCTGTCGCGCTCCCAACAAGCATCCCAATTACCCAAGCCGCGATCATTCCGATCGCAACCGCCATAATATAATGCGGCCACTTTGGTCGCAGTCGTTTGATAAGCAATCCGGATACCACAGTAATTACGCCAACCGTTACCGCATACACATTGGCACGTGGGACCGCCAGAATAATTTGGTAAACCACTTGATCCAGAGTTTCATTGAGGTTCATTACCACCCCCATAAAATTCCCGACTTGCTGAATGACGATAATTATCCCGACCCCGGTAACTAGCGCGACCATCACCGTATGTGAAAAATAGTTAAACACCACTCCTAACCGCAACAGGCCAAAAGCCAATTGCAGCACCCCCGCCATAAAGGTCAATGTAATGGCATATTGAACATAGTCAGGCGTACCTATATTCGCAAATGGCGCAATAGTCATTGCTGTCAAAACCGCAAGAGCAGTATTTGGGCCGGACAATGAATGCCATGAAGAGCCATATAGCGCAGTAATCAACACTGGAAAAATAGCTGTATACAAACCATATTCGGGAGGTAATCCAGCCAAGGTTGCCAGAGCAATGGCCTGGGGCAAAATCAATACACCTGCGGTAATGCCCGCTACAATGTCATTATGAACGGTGGCCTTATCCAGCAGCGGCACCCACACCATAAATGGGAACAACGCATTACGGATTCTTGCCGAATGGCGAATTCGCTTTAACATATCAACCCTCGGTCACTGGCATAAATATACTCATAAACATACCTTTACGCGGATCCCATGGCCTATCCTGCATAAACATGTGCACACATACTTCCAGCGCCTGATCATCATTTAACGTAAAAGGTTTACCCAAAGGCATGTTGGCTTTCACAAAACTTGCACAGGTTTTAACCTTATGCATACCAGCGCCTTTGTTGTAGCTATCCGGGCCAGCCAATGGCGGGAACATATAGCCGTCACGGTCAGTAAATTTCTTGCCGTACATATCGTCTCCGTGACAGCTTGCACAGTAATTTTTATAAATAATGGCGCCATTAAATGGTGAAGGGTCTTCCGTCTTATCAATGCGAGCGAAACCGCGTCCAGCCATGATCGTGCCCATAGGGACGCCCGTCGACAACCATTGCGCATACACGGTTAACGCCTCTATCTCTCTGGAATCCAGAGTTGGCGCCATACCATTCAGACTGAAACGGAAGCAATCCTGTAGCCGTTCCTGAAAGGTAATAACTTGACGGCTCTTATCCCGGTACATCGGATACATAGGATAAGCCCCCCACAATGGAGCGGCATGAGGTTTCCGACCTTCTTGCAAATGGCAACTGCTGCAATTCAAACCATTTCCCACATAACGCTTTGCATATTCCTGCGTATGGACAAAAATATTGCGGCCCAGCCGAACTTCGTCTGCATATTTACTTTCTGTCAGATCTTCAAGTTTTGGCGGAACAAAATACTCACCTGGCTTAATGACGGGCACCACAGTCAACTCGTTTGGTAATGTCAATTTTGGTTGCTGCATACTAGCCCGAGTCTGGATGCTATCCAGTGTAGGCAAGTCATCTGTATTATCCGTATTAGCGTCAGCCGCTACCCATGTACCAAAAGCAATGCCAAACAACGCCCCAGCGCCGAGAAGATACTTGTGCATGCGCGAAAATCTCATGTCAGTGCTCCTCTCTCAGTTACCACCGGTAGGTGGTGTAAATATATTAAAGAACCAGCCGAAACGTGGATCCCATGGCCTGTTTTGTAACCAGATATACGTGCACACATCCCATGCTTCCATATCGGTCAACGTCCAACCTTTACCTAACGGCATATTGGCTTTGGTAAATTGAGCACAATCTTTTACCGAACTCATCCCAGCACCATGGTTATAAGAATCCCCACCCCATAATGGCGGAAACATATAGCCATCACGATTCGCAAATTTCTGACCTTTACCATCTGCTGCATGACAGCTGGCACAATTCTCTTTATATAACTTTTCGCCATTCACTGGAGTTGGATCTCTGGGTTTGCTTAACCTGGCAAAGCCCCTTCCTGGCAATTCCTTATTAATCGGAGCTCCTTTGGATAGCCAATGAGCGTACGCAGTCAAAGCCTTAATTTCAGGAGAATCCAGGGTTGGCGCTATACCATTCATACTAAAACGGAAACAATCCTGTACTCTTTCCTCATAAGTAACCACATCCCGTGTCTTGTTTCGAAATTCTGGATACATCGGATATGCAGCCCAGATTGGCGCAGCGTAAGGCTTACGCCCTTCTTGTAAATGACAATTACTGCAATTCAGCCCGTTACCCACATATCGCTTCGCATAATGCTGAGTATCAATGAAAATGTTACGCCCCAACTTGACCATATCGCCATATTTGCTGGTTGGAATGTCACCAATTTCAGGCGGAACAAAATACTCCCCAGGATTCATTGCTGGAATTTGCCGAATTGCTTTCTCACGCGTCAACCCGGTTGGAATATTGGCACGCGCATCGTAGGCTGCCGGACGAACTTCACCTTGCGGTAATTCAGCAGCCATGCAGACATGGGTCGAGACACCAGCCAATAGGGAAAATAGAAAAATCAATCGCACCATTGAATTACTTCCCATTCACTATCAATGAACGATTTGCATAATATGCAGCAACGTTTAATTTATCAGCATCGGTTAACTGGTCAGCAACGGCGTGCATCAAGCCCAAATTATCATTATCACGATCACCCCGTTGCCATTTGTTAATCTGATTAACGATATAGGCTGCTGGCTGCCCTGCCAGAGGGGGGAAATCCGTACCGAAGCCTTCCCCATTTGGCGCATGACAGGATATGCATGCCGGCAAGCCGTACTCAGGCTTGCCGCGCAGCGCCAGGTCCTGACCGCGCTCCAGTACTTCATAATCAGCGGCTACCGGCTTAGCTTGAAATGGCAAGCTACTGTAATAAGCGGCAATATTATGGATATCTGTCTTGCTAAGCTGCTTGGCAATCGGGCTCATGACATCATCATGGCGCAACCCTGGACTGAAAACGGTCAAATCGGAATAAATACGAGGAGTTTTACTATAATCCTTCGCAACTGATTCAATCACCACACCCGCAGGCGGTAATTCACGCGCAAGGTCATTAAGCTGCTTTTCGATGTATGTTGCATTCAAACCTGCTAACCTTGGATAACCGGCTGCATCCAGACCTTCGCCATTATTACCATGACATGCAATACAAGCCGGAATAGTGCCATGCCCTTTTTCAGCAAGCAATTTACCAGCAGCAACTGCCGCACGCGTATCTGAATCTGCATGCTTCCCACATCCAGATATCGGCAAAATACCGACACTTAACCCCAACAAAACGAATATATAAGTAAACTGTTTGGCAAAATTTCTATTCTGATATTTCATAAATAACCACGCATGCCTTGAAATTAACATCGACTTATCTTCCATCTACTCATGTTCTTTCCTTACATAAGTCAGACAGCATATATTTAATTAATAATTTATTTGTGGCAGAGCAGCTTATTTCCCAATGCTATTTGTCTCTGCATTTCACTCCCCACCCAGACCAACTCCTCTAAGTGGCTGCACAAATGCATTTTGCGGCCACATTTTGGTATGGTGCACATCTTCAACATCGTGCCGGACCTGATTATCAACCAAGCCATTCTGTAAACCGTATACAAATAAATCGATAGCCGTCCAACTCTTACCATTTTTTGGATTTGTCAGCGTATCAACCGATTCGAACCCATCGTAGCTACATAAGGTGGTATCCGCTTTGCTATCAAATGGCCGGGAACACCCGGTAACAGTTAATGTGTCATCAGCAAGAATCGTACGAGCTTCATCTTTCAATTGCATATCGATGATGCGCCCACCATTTGCTCGTGCTAAGTCCAACTTTATTTTTAAACCGGACCATCCATCTGCCCAACCACCTGACTGTATCGACATATCTGTTGAGAAAACGCTGGACAGGTTCTGCTCTAAAACCTGGCGTAATTTGTCACCGCGTATCGTCCCAGTGGCTACCATGTAAGGTACTGGGAAATAACGATAAACATCCTCCAGCGTAATAGCGCCATTCGCTATTGTATTATCTTCCAGCATGCTACCAGCGGCGGCGATCGGGCTATCGAAACGAAAGCCCGGTGTAATAGCTACTTGCGTCTTGCCCACCTTACGCATGACATCTGCCATAACATCATTAAATGTGCTTTCCAATGCATTTCGTCTATCCAGCGGCACAGCGGTATAACCCACAACCGTATCAATAGATTGTGAGAGACGTAAATCAGCAGCCATGCTTGGCAACTTCAAATTCACCTGATTTCCCAAAAACGGAGCCCGGGCAATTCCTACCAGTGTCCTCATCGCAGCATCTTCAGGAATTTTTTTGTCTACATCATATAACAGCCAGTCACGTCGTGTGACGTGCCCATCCTGTACAGTTATATTCATACGGCCTAGATAGCCTCCACCACCACCTGACTCGACGACAAGCGCTCCGCTACTTGATTCCAGTGGCTTCCGCACGACTTCATGTGTATGGGCCGAGAAGAAAACATCCACTAGATTCGGTGCAATCTGATTTGCTAAAGAAAAGTCTTTTTGGATACCTAGTTCACTCATCACCACAACTACTTGCGCACCATTTTGGCGCAAGTCAGCAGCATGTTTTTCAATTAACTGCACATATTTTTGCGTATCGTATTCAAGAAAATTCAGGCCGAGAGCCAGCATGGGATGCATGCGCGGCACGATATCTGAAGTAATGCCAATAAAACCAACCTGTACACCACCCACTGTTTTAATCAGGGTAGGTGGCATTAAATAATCACCGCGCCGGAAAAAAGGTAACGATATCTTCAGATTCGCCGCTAAATTCGGATAGTTAGGACGTTTAATTTTTCCGTCTGTAAACAAGCCCATTGACTTCAATGCACCATAACGCGAGCGTGTCACTATTGGACCGTATGCATAGTCCCAATTCCCTACCACACCGACATCTATTCCTAAAGCATTAACCGGATCGATAATTGCATTGCCATTGGTGAAAAGCGCCTCTACCCCACCATGAAAAGTATCACCCACATTCATCAGTACGCTATCCGGATTTTGCTTACGTATGCGTTTTATTAACGTGGACAGTCGCGCAATACCACCACGCTGTTCTAATTTTTCTTGATCACCATAACGAACCAAATCTGGATGCGTTGTTAAATGCGCATGCAAATCATTAAGATGGATGAATGTGATAGTTTTAACTGCAGCAGTTTGGGATACATTAACTTCAGCAGCACTTGATGAGTTAACAAACGACACTATGAAGACTGTTAAACCAGCAATCGCTAGACCATCCCTAAGTTTCAACATAATCGCATTCACCCTTAACTTAGCTTAATGCGTATCCTGCAATGAATTTGGCTCGAAAGCAGCTGCAGTTAAACCCGTTCCAAACTGGAAATTACTGGAAACCATAACGGTGCTTTTTCCAGTGATGTGATTAACCATTTTGCCAGTCTCCGCACGCCAGAACTTGCCCTTATAAAGCTTGAATCCGCTCTGCGTAAGGGTCTTTAACAATTCATTTTTCCTATCGTAATAGTCAATTTTGACCGTACGCAGCTCTTTAGTATCTATCCAGGTAACTTGCCGTACGTAACCCGAATATTCATACTTCGGCGTACGTTCAACTACGTGACACTGCCACTCTCCACAAGCCTCATCGCGTAACCAGTTATAGGAAAACTTCTCTACCACCGGCGAGCTTAAATCTTCATAGGCAAATTCGCTGCCCATAAATGGACCTGATTTGTTATTTGAGTTCAGACGCTTAACGCGCTTTACAGCCGGCAAAAACAACCACTGATCATCCGGTTGCAAACCATGACTGTACGTCAGCATAGCCGTACCCTTAACATCTGCCGGTTTATCAAACACCAGCTTGCTTTTGTCGCCTTCTGCATCAGTTGGAGCTTCCAAGGTTAATGAATGCAGGTAATCTACTGTTTCCTGACCTTGCGCATTTTTCAATGTCATGACGATGTCATTGGTATAATCTTTAAAACCGCTATTTTTAGCATCTTGCTGTTTCGCTATAGCCAGACCTTTTTCCTGCGGAGTTTGAGCAACAGCACTCAGGGGAACGATTAACGCTAATATTGCTAATAATTTATACATAATTACCTCTCGTTTAATTAAATCTTTTCGCCACGATCAACCAGCAGCAACAGGCCCGGCAACATAAATGCTTCAGCAAAAGCTGCAAAAGTAATCGTAATAGCCGTCAAAATACCCATATCTGCATTCATGCTGAATGGTGAAGTCGCCAGTACCAGGAAACCTGCCACCAGAATAAAAGTCGATATCCACATGGGAACACCCGCAAGATCAAAGGCATAGCGTATGCTCCGCTCAGCATCATACCCAAGCTCGCGCCTACCCTGCAGATATTTGCTCAGAAAGTGCACCGTATCATCTACCACGATACCCAGCGAAATTCCGCCAACCATGGATACCGCCATATTGATCTCGCCAACTGCAATACCCCATACACCATAAGCCATTACTGCAGGCATCAGGTTAGGTATCAGACTGATCACGCCCAGTTTAAAAGAGCGTACAGCCAGCACAATCAGTCCGGAAATCAGCACTATCTGCCAAATATTCCCTATCATCATGCTCTTGCCATTCTCTTTGCCGATATGAGCAAACATCATCCCGGCACCTGAGCCACCAGTGGTCTGGATAATATTCAAGCCATGCGCTTTCAGCCATTGATTGGCGCGCTCTTCCACTGCAATCATTTCATTTGAACTTACCGCCTTCAAAGTTACCGTGAAGCGTGTTGCAGATTTATCCAGATTAATCTGGTCATTCAGATCCAGTCCATATGGTAAGGACATCTCGTATAACAGCAGATATTGCGCCGCAAGTGCGCGCTCATCTGGCAAGTTATAATAAGCAGGATCATCACCATGCATATTTTTGTTAAGTCGCTTCATGATGTCAGTAAAGGTGTTTACGTGCAGCACTTCAGGTTGCTGCCTGTACCACTGCGCAAACTCATTCACCTTATTCAGGAAGACCGGATCATTCACATACTCTGGATGACCAGCAGACAATGAATAGTCGATCAGATACACGCCAGTCAGGTTTTTCAATGTGAAATCAGTTGCCTGCCGGAATTCAGTACTTTCAGCAAAGTATTTATGAAATGAGTCACTAAATTCATTGCGTGTAATAAAAGTACCAAGCAAGAACGTGACTGCGAGACTACCAACCAGCATCTTGTTACGGTGATTAAGGAAGAATTCAGTGTAACGTTCCATCAGTGAGATTTTTTCGTCCTCACGTGAGTGCACCTGACTGACGCGACCCGGCAAAATGATCATGGCGGCAGGAATCAGAATTACCGAAATCAGGAAGCCAGCCACAATACCCACCGCAACAACTACTCCCAATGTCTGGAATGGCGGTACTTCACTGAACACCATGCTGGCATAACCAATCGCAGACAAGATATTGGTCAGGAACATCGCCCCCAAATTGGAGCCTATGCTTTCTGCCATAGCATCTTCTCGCGCCATACCATGACGCACTGAATGCCCATAATGAGAAAGCACATGTACGCCATCCGCTATCGCCATGATCATAATAGCCAGCGGTGCGGTTGCCAGCGGTGCTGACATCACTATCCCATACCATCCGGCCAGGCCCATAGTAACGGCAATAGACATCACGATACTCAGCATAATCAAGCCGGTACCCGCCACACTGCGCAAAGTAATTAACAACATCACCACAACCACTGCCATCATGATCGGCACCAGGGTGCGCATATCATCACGCGTTGCTTCAAGGAATGCCGCATTCATCATCACCACGCCATTCAGATAGACTTTCATATCCGGATAACGCGTTTCAAATTCACGTTTGAGTTCACGCGCTTTGGCGACTGTTAACTGTATGGCTTTGGCTTTGGTTTTATCCGGGAGCTGAAATGTAACGTTCACTCCGGTTACATGGCCGGAAGGCGAAATAATGCGCCTTTCCAGTAAAGGATCATGCACTGCAATTTCGCGTGCCTGTTTCAAATCTGCCGCTGACAATGCCTCTGGATTAGATACCAGATCACGCACATTCAAATTATCCCCATCGGCGGTACTGTTCTGATAATTTGTTACTGAATCAACGCGTGAAGAATAGGGCATTTTCCATGCCTTATCTGTCAGCCAAATAACAGCAGCCAGATTTTCTTTCGTAAAAACATCACCGTTTTTGGGCGCAAGCACAAACATGATGTTGTCACTTTTTGTGTACGTTTTTTGCAATGCATCAAATGCGAGCAACTGCGGGTTATCAGGCTTGAAGAACACCTTGTAATCACCACTCATGGTGAGTTTTTTCATCCCCATTCCAGATGCAACAACGACTAGTATCGTCAACAACACTACCAGCCATCGATGTTTGATTACCCCATAACCAAAACGCATTGCAAAATTATTTTTCATACCCTACCCGGACAACATATACAGAAATGAAAAGCGATTCACTCGATTAAACCAAGTCTTTAACTTACCCCATCGAGCAAATCAACCGGTCACAAACTTAATCGCAACAAGCCACTCTGTCGGATAATCAACAGCAACGTCAGAAATCCGACAGCTTTAACTTGAAATTAGAAGTAACGCGCCAACGTTGCCTGCAGATAACTATCTTCTCTGTAAGCATTTAACGGGTTGCCGGAGTCAACCGAGTTAAACCACTGGCCTTCGAGTCTGGCTGACCAGTTATCATTCAGGCGACGGCTAAACTGCACACGCGTGCTGCGCGTACTGTCATTGGTATCTACTAGAACACCTAGTTTAAGCTGGGTTGATTTAGCATCGTTCAAATTCAACAGCGCACCAACGAATACATCACTCTGATACACAGCCTGACCTTGCCCACGACTATCGTAGTTATATTCCAGGAAAGTATTTACATCATATGGTGTATGAAACACACCATTAAACGCATATTCCACGCCAGTCACGCCCGCCCAGTAATGATCGTAATTGGTATCACGATGCAATGCTTCCAGCTTGTACACCCAGTTACCCCTAACGG
The Sulfuriferula thiophila DNA segment above includes these coding regions:
- a CDS encoding efflux RND transporter permease subunit, with translation MKNNFAMRFGYGVIKHRWLVVLLTILVVVASGMGMKKLTMSGDYKVFFKPDNPQLLAFDALQKTYTKSDNIMFVLAPKNGDVFTKENLAAVIWLTDKAWKMPYSSRVDSVTNYQNSTADGDNLNVRDLVSNPEALSAADLKQAREIAVHDPLLERRIISPSGHVTGVNVTFQLPDKTKAKAIQLTVAKARELKREFETRYPDMKVYLNGVVMMNAAFLEATRDDMRTLVPIMMAVVVVMLLITLRSVAGTGLIMLSIVMSIAVTMGLAGWYGIVMSAPLATAPLAIMIMAIADGVHVLSHYGHSVRHGMAREDAMAESIGSNLGAMFLTNILSAIGYASMVFSEVPPFQTLGVVVAVGIVAGFLISVILIPAAMIILPGRVSQVHSREDEKISLMERYTEFFLNHRNKMLVGSLAVTFLLGTFITRNEFSDSFHKYFAESTEFRQATDFTLKNLTGVYLIDYSLSAGHPEYVNDPVFLNKVNEFAQWYRQQPEVLHVNTFTDIMKRLNKNMHGDDPAYYNLPDERALAAQYLLLYEMSLPYGLDLNDQINLDKSATRFTVTLKAVSSNEMIAVEERANQWLKAHGLNIIQTTGGSGAGMMFAHIGKENGKSMMIGNIWQIVLISGLIVLAVRSFKLGVISLIPNLMPAVMAYGVWGIAVGEINMAVSMVGGISLGIVVDDTVHFLSKYLQGRRELGYDAERSIRYAFDLAGVPMWISTFILVAGFLVLATSPFSMNADMGILTAITITFAAFAEAFMLPGLLLLVDRGEKI